Within Acidimicrobiales bacterium, the genomic segment GCGCGCCAGGCGCCGCTGACCTTCTCGGCGACCGAGCCGACCTTGGCGCCGACGTCGTCCACGATCTTCCGGGCGCTGGCCGCATACCCGGCCGCAGCATCGCCCAGGTCCTCGGAGTAGGGCTGCTCGGCGTCGTCGCTCGGGGTGCGATAGTCGCCGTCGAGGATCGTCTGGTAGTCGCCGCTGTCGATCCAGTCGCGTAGCTCGGCCACCCGGACCACCGCGAAGGGGTGGGTGGCGCCGAGGGCGGCGAGCACCTTGTAGATGCCGGCCAGGGTGTCGCCGTCGTCGCGGTACTCGTCGCTCTGGGCGATGAAGGCGTCGAGGTCGAGTTGTTCGCCGCGGCTGCCGCCGGCGATGCGCATCAGCGCGCCCATGACGACGGTGGGGTCCTGGGTTGCGAGCAAGCCGGCCCGGTCGCAGGAGAGCTCGGAGCGCCGCGACCATTCGAGCAGCCCGTAGAGCACGGGACGGACGGCGACGCCGGCCAGCGGATAGCGGGTGAGCGCGAACCGCATCAGGATGAACAGCATCGTGCGATACACGGCGTGGCCACTCATGATGTGGGCGACCTCGTGGGCGATGACGGCCTCGAGCTCGTCGCGGTCGAGGATCTCGACCGTCGAGGAGTTGAGCACGATGAACGGCTCGTCGAACCCGACGGCACCGGCATTGACCAGGGGTGTCTGGGAGATGTAGAGCTCGGGCACGTCGGCCAGATCGAACGTGTCGCACACCTTCAGCAGCCGCTGGTGGACCCACGGGTACTGGGTCTCGCCGACCTTGACCGCGTTGGCCTTGAACGTGAGGCGAACCGACTTCTCACCGAACATGCCGACGAGTTTGCGCAGCACGAGGTCGAACCCGGGGATGCGCCGCAGCGCGTTGAGTGCGGCCCGGTCGGTGGGGTGTTCCCACGCGGTCGGGCTGATGTCGGGGAACCGGATGTGCGTGGCCATACCCCCTCGACGCTATGGGCCGGTCGTTGCGACGAGGTCGACGTCGTAGATCGCGCCGTCGCCGCTGAAACGCACGGTGGTCGAGATCGGCTCGACGCTGTTGAACCAGACACCGCCGGTCGAGCCGGGCGGCAGCGCGCTGAGCAGGTTCTGGTCGATGAGCTGACCGAGTGGGCCGTAGGCGGCGACCCACACCGTGAAACCGACGTCGATCGGGTCATCGGGATTGCCGAGCGAACCGAGGAACAACAGGATCGAGTCCCAGATGCCCGGGGTCACCGCCGCCTCGACGTTCGCGGCCGCCGTGGTGAGCGCAGCGGCAACGGCCTGCGGGTCGGTGAGCTGGGCGATGGTCAGGGGCTCGACCTGGTTCACGAGTTCGGCCTGCAGCGCGGACTCGACGTCGTTCATCAGGTTGTTGATCGTGCCCCACGGGGTGAGGTCGCTCTCCATCACGATCATCACGGTGCCGACGAGTTCCGGCACCTTCCCGAACGCGATCAGGTCGTCGAACGTCGAGTTCTGCACGTTGGGGAACTGCACCGCACCCATCGACGACGGGATGCTGAGCACGGCACCGTCGTCGGCGCCGCTGCCGAGTTCGGCCAGGTTGCCGATGAACTCCGCCGACGCGGATCCTGCCGTGCCGGGAATGACCCGCCACTTGATCACTGCGACGTAGGGCTCGTCACCGTTTTCGAAGAACCCGTCCTCCTGCGCCTGCACGACCGTGAGCGTCGTGGCGCCGACGTCGACGGTGCACGCCGCCGCGAGCAGGGCGAGTAGGAGAACGAGCGGAAGGGTGAGTCGTCGTGTCGTGCCGATCATGTGACCATCTTCACATCGGGTGCCGACAGCGGCAAGCGGACGAGGGCTACTCCGTGGTCTCGAGGAGCCGGTAGACGCGGGCGAGGAACGCCGCCATCTGCTCGCGGTCGACCGTCTGGGCAGGGGAGTAGGTGGTGGCGCTGGTGCCCGTGGTGATGCCGAGCTGATGGATCTGGGCGATGTCGCCGTAGGCGAAGGAGCCGGGTTCGACGTCGTCGAAGGGGTAGTCGGCGAAGATCGGGCCGGGGCCGATCGTGTCGGGCTCGGCGGGGAGCGCGGAGGCTGCGGCCAGGGCCGGTTCGGCCAGCTTCTCGTGAATCCGACTGAGGAACGCGGCCATCTGCTCACGGCTCACCGAGCGGCCGGGGGAGTAGGTGGTCTGGCCGGTGCCGGTCGTGATGCCGAGCTCGAACAGCAGCGCGATGTCGTCATAGGCGAAGGAATCGGTGTCGACGTCGTCGAACGGGTAGTCGCCCTCCGGGGCCGGCGTGTCGGGGGCCATCAGGCGCCAGATACGGGCGAGGAACGCCGCCATCTGCTCGCGATCGACCGTCCGGTCGGGTGCGTAGCTCTCGGGCCCGGTGCCTTCGGTGATCGCCAGTTCGTAGAGCAGCGCGATGTCGTCGTAGGCGAACGAG encodes:
- a CDS encoding M48 family metallopeptidase; the encoded protein is MATHIRFPDISPTAWEHPTDRAALNALRRIPGFDLVLRKLVGMFGEKSVRLTFKANAVKVGETQYPWVHQRLLKVCDTFDLADVPELYISQTPLVNAGAVGFDEPFIVLNSSTVEILDRDELEAVIAHEVAHIMSGHAVYRTMLFILMRFALTRYPLAGVAVRPVLYGLLEWSRRSELSCDRAGLLATQDPTVVMGALMRIAGGSRGEQLDLDAFIAQSDEYRDDGDTLAGIYKVLAALGATHPFAVVRVAELRDWIDSGDYQTILDGDYRTPSDDAEQPYSEDLGDAAAGYAASARKIVDDVGAKVGSVAEKVSGAWRAERDT